The following is a genomic window from Halichoerus grypus chromosome 5, mHalGry1.hap1.1, whole genome shotgun sequence.
gtggggcagggatcACCCCAGTTGCTTTCCACTGTCACTGAGTGAGCCTCAGGCTGCTGATGCAATTAGTCCCCTACTGGGGGCCAGGGAGAATGTCCTGAGTCAGTGCTTCCTATGTGGGAAGAGGGATTCTTTGCGGGAGCTCTGGAGCCGGTCCCTTGAGAGAAGTCAGTCTTAGGATATAttgcaggggggcgcctgggtggctcagttgattaagcgtctgccttcggctcaggtcatggtcccagggtcctggaattgagcccgcgtagggctccctgctcagcagggagcctgcttctccttctccctctgctattcccctgcttgtactctctgtcaaataaataaaatcttaaaaaaaaaaaaaaaaaggatatattgcGGCTGGTGAGAGATGCACCACTGTAGATCATCCTGACATATCAGGAACTCTTCAGCTCAGAGATGAGTTTGCTCTTTCTTTTACCTCCAGGAGAGGAGGGTTTTAGGTTCGGATCTATTTCCAGAACTCTCCTGCTAGAGAAAATTTTCCATGTAGAGAATTAATAGGCCGAGTCTATTTATCTTAATCAAGGGAGGCAGTGGTCTGCTGGCTGTGGGGAAGGTTTGGTCCTCTGCGCTTGCTTGCAGTCCTGAAGTTCTGGAAGCTTCAGCGTGCAGCAGGGGGGCCTTGCAGGGCTTTTTGGCCGTAGTGAATCAAGTTGAGATGTGAAAGGTCAGGAGTCAGAGTTACGGGGATATCAGATCCCTGTCCTGGGGCTGGTGAGGTTCCAGTGCCCACAGTCTGCTGCTGCTGGGCATTCTTCACTGTCCCGAGGTTGTAAATAAACCCATTGGGCAGACTGCAGCACAGGATTCACAGCCCTTAGCCCAGAAGCAGCTGGGCCTTAGAGGTGTTTGCTCGTGACCTTTTTTCTTGCCACACCTTGGGGCTCTTGGGAGGAGCTGAGGTCATAGCTGCAGTGCCAGTATGCTGCCTCTGTCAACGCGGGCGTTCGGCCGCCTTCCTGGGTCCCGTCACATCCTTCTTGCTCAATCATTGGGTGCTCAGCATGGAAGCTGCTCTCCCCTATCTGGAAGGCAGCACACGGGGTGGCTGCATGGAGTTGTGTTTGGAGACCGAAGCGGCAGCCTCTCTCCCAGGCTTTCTGTAGCCAGCTTGTGCTGGAGGAAGGGGAAGCGCTCCATgcgcctgccccccccccgcccaggctgGAGAAGATGGAAGGACAAGTGGTAGGCGGGATGCTCAGGCTCTTCCGCAACCGGCTGCCTCGACTCCGAGCAGGTCTGGACTGAATTGCCCACTTCCTGTTTTCTAGGGTGACCCCTCCGATGGGCTgtttgcttcttccttctcttcctgtagAGTCTCTATAGCCTGACCTCCACCTAGTCCCCCATGTGAGGAGGCCGGGATGCTTCCCCTATTAGATTTCAGAGCTGGTCGTGCTGTCCACGGGGTTGGTGTGGCCACAGACACATGGCCCCGGGACCTGTTATGATTCAGGTCCATGTCCGCTCAGGCCTTACTGCTTCAGGTCCTGCGCTGGGCGCCTCTGGGTGGGCACAGTCTCTGCCTCTGGGGCAGAGGGCCTCCCGAGTGGCTCCCCAGTACATGTCCTTGGTTTCCACACCAGCGGTTTCTGTCCTCCTCTTGGCTCCCTGCGCTTTCAGAAATCTCCCAGGGCAGGCACGAAAACTGCCCAGGTGGCTCTCagcctgtgccaggccctgggtcgCTGGGTAGGCTCCGGGGACCTTGGCATTGGCATGGCAGCCCCGAGGGGAGAGGTTGCCTGGAACCACACAGACCCCTTGGGGCACGGGCCACTGAGATACCAAGTGGGCCTTGGTGTCTTGGTTTCAGGATCTCTCCAGGACAATCTGAGGGACGCTGTAAAGGAGCCAGAAAGGGCCCAGGAGCACTGTCTGCCCCCCTTTGCTGGAGGGCAACACTTCTTTGAATACCTCCTCGTGGTTTCCCTCAAAAAAAAGGGTTCGGGGGCTGACTATGAGCCCACCATCACCTACCAGTTTCCCAAGGTAAGGTTGGAAGGAGGGGGCAGCGGGAGACAGGATTTGGGTGTTTGAGAGGcagtgggggtagggagaggagcctctctcccactccaccctGCCGGGGCTTGAGTCTAGAGCCGCCCTGTGCTCAGTGCTCCTTTCTTCAGGCCCAGCCCGGTTTCCTGTTATCACCCACAGGATCTAGGTCTGGCTTCTTTGTGAGGAACTGACCTGGACTCCCTAGCCGGGAAAGGAGGCGGGTTCTTCTGCCCCTTTTGGGGCCTCCTCATTCTTCCAAATTCTGTCCTCAGTCACCCTTCTCTGTAGAGAGGCTTGCCTTCTGCCAGACCTCCTTGcaggcctcccctccctggggtgggtgggaaggagagggtgggGCCGGCTTACCGCTGGTGGGCAGGCTCAGCCTATGGCCACAGCCCAGACACCAGGCTTCTTCTTGTCTGCGCCTGGGCTAGGGTAAGGGGTGGGGATAGGGCATCCTTCTTGTTAACCCCAACGGTTCGACAGCTGAGCTGGCCACTTCTCTTCTCTGATATGGTAGCTCTCTCACGTGGCCCTCCCAGGAGGCCAGGCAGCCTCTGGGCCTTTTTGTATTCAGTGAGGCCCTGGCCCCCTTCCTGCCTATGTGAGTCCTTAGGATCCTGATGTCTAACTCAGGCTCGTGTAGATTTGGCCTAGGAGGGGCTGTTCCAGCCCCGGGGTGGGTCCAGCCCCAGACTGCAGTCCCTGTGCCGAGTGACTTTGAGGCACACTTGAGCCCCCATGCCAGCAGGAAGGCTTATTCTCACACTGATCTAGAGCCTCAAAAAGAAGCTGCCAATGCTCAGGCCCTCTCCGCCTGCCGCGGCCTCCACAATTCACTGGCTTCTTTTCCCGTTCCTTCTAGCGGGAGAACCTGCTTCGGGGccaacaggaggaggaggagcggctGCTTGGAGCCATCCCCTTGTTCTGCTTCCCAGATGGGAATGAGTGGGCACCGCTCACTGAGTATCCCAGGTAATTGCTCGGGCCTGGGACAGAGGAATCTGTGAATAGGGGAGAAGGGACAAGTGTGAGCTCTGTGGGCCCTGTGGCTTGCTGTGCATGCCAGTTTCTCACCAGCTTACCTCCTGACGCAGAGGGACTGGAGTTGACTCACTTATAAGCATCTTGCCTGGAGTCCCCCAAGGCCAATGGTCTTGACTAACCAGGTTGACCAGTCAGTCACCTGTGTCCAGAGAAGGGCAAGAATCTCTCACCTATCCTGGGAATGACGGTCGCCATGTGTTGACTGTTTCTGGCAGAAGCTGGACTTTATGGAAGGCCTTTGGCTTCTAAGAAGGCAAAGTGGCAAAGTCCCTTTCGGCATCACTCCTGGAATTTGGCTGCCTGAGTTCAGATTTTGGCTTTACCACTTTTGAGTCAAATGACTTTGGATAAGAATGACCTCCTCAGTCTTGGTGCCTTTGTCCTTAAAGTGGGGATAGTAACTGAACCCCCCTCAAagggttgttttgagaattaaatgaggggGTATATTTAGAGCTGGGTGCCGATAAGCACATAATAAATTATTGATGTTATTATTACTCTCATGATTAATCAATCAGcagctcccctctgccctcctgacCCCCCTCAGCATCTGTCTGAGGCTGACTGCCTTCCTCTTTTAGATCCGGTAAGTAAATGCAAACCATATGTCTGCTCTTCCTCAGGGAGACCTTCTCCTTCGTCCTGACCAACGTGGATGGGAGCAGGAAGATTGGATACTGCAGGCGCCTCTTGGTCTGTGCCACTCAgaactgccccctcctctctgcggCCTGCTCCGCTCCACAGCTGGGCTTGCTCAAGCTTCAGCTGCAAAAGCCAAGGCTCCCTGGCAGTGGTGGTTGCCGGGAGAGCCCAGCCCAGCACCTGCTGCCATGTTAGTGCCCTCTGCGCCCCTGCAGGAATGGGGACGCaggcccctctctccccacccagggGACCTTCGCGGGCCATGCTGCGGTCTCTGCTCTCCCCCAGGCTTTCAACAGCTCGCCCCGTGGGAGGCTCCTACCTAATCCTCCCTCCAGCTTCTGTACCCAGGCCTAGCTGCCTCGGGCCCTGGAGCCTCCCAGAGCGTAGACCGGGATTCAGACAATGATTCTTGGGTCTTGAGAGGATTCTCCAAGTCACTTTCACAGTGTTGTCGTCTCTAGCCGTTCCCTCGTCTCCACAGCGCTCTTGTTCCCTTGCTCTGCAGACCCCAgatggtgctggtgctggtggcgGCAGGGCTTGGCCCCTTCCAGGCCATCTGCTTTTGACTTGGGTGGCCGCTCCGGCCTTCCTGCTGTCCGTGCCACAAACAGAACCTCTGCccacctctgcccacccccttgccccgtgagccccccagccccagcctcgtGCCCCATCAGCCCCAGCTGGGAGAAGCCCTAGGGCGGCTGCAGCACTGAAGgagcctctctgtccctccccagcctgccGGTCGTGGCCCTCGCCTTCCCAAGGTGTACTGCATCATCAGCTGCATCGGCTGCTTCGGCCTGTTCTCCAAGGTAGAGGTGGAGCGGGATTCCTCGGGGCCTGTGGGGCCTGTTCAGCTCCCAGGTCTGCCTGGCCGCCTGACCCATCTGTGCTCCCGGGGCCCTGAGTGGAGCTCTTCCCTCACAGCCGGGGGCAAACCAAGGCACATTTGGgcaaactgaggcagagaggagcTTGGGCTCAACTTGATTTTAGAGAAAAGTGGGCGCTGAACCCAGGGGCCTGTCTCCCCTGCAGAGAGCCCAGGCTCCCCTTCTGGTCAGCGAAGAAAGCACCTGGAGCAGGACAGCAGGGAGAGCCCCAGGTTAGGAGGCGGGATTTTCCCGTTCCTCATCTGGCAAAGCCGTGCAATGATCCCTCACCTCCCTGACTCACGGTCTGGCGCGAGGCTCCAATGAAGTGACGTGAGAAACGCGGAACACTGAACAAATAATGAAGATAGTTACTATACAGGGTCATAGTATACTATTCCGAGACTCCCTCCGACTCCTCGGAGGGTGGAGTTCTCTAGGGCTTCTCCTGCTGGAGTAACTGGAGCGTCAGTACACCTGAGTTGGTCCTCAGAGTGAATGCGGTGTGTCTTGGTGGCCACGCAAGAGCTTCAGTGTGCTCTGGCCCTAGCAGGCCTTTGGGAGGATGAGGAGGGGACACTGTCACCTTTGCTTGGCGGAGTGTTCTGAGGGATGGAGTCTGGCCCTGGCTCTGGGGAGTCTCCAGTGGAAGTAGGAGGGCCGAGTGTCACCCAAGAGGCCCAGGCTTCGAGCTCCCACTGCATCCAGCATGACTGGACATGGTACCATCGTGGATGATGATTTACTCTGGGAGGACTCCTGGGGGGAAGGCAGCTAGGAGGAATGGGGCCTGGTAAAGAAGGTAAGAGGAAGAAGGCAGCAGGTCTCCTCTTGCGCAGGAGATAAACAGCAGACTGGGCTctgccagagaggagagggaagcagtTGGTGGAGGGGCCTGGAAGGTCCTCAAGGATTGGCTGGaccagagcaggggtggggttggTGGGGTAGTGGAGCAGGGCAGGGATGGGATTGGTGGGGTAGTGGAGGGGGGAGGCTCACACGTGGGGCCTCTGCCGCCTCCCAGTGGCTCCCTTTGAGCCTTGCCTCCCACAATCCATACCTTGCCTTGCAGATCCTGGATGAGGTGGAGAAGAGGCACCAGATCTCCATGGCGGTAATTTACCCGTTCATGCAGGGCCTCCGAGAGGCAGCCTTCCCTGCTCCCGGGAAGACCGTCACCCTCAAGAGCTTCATCCCCGACTCAGGCACGGAGGTGGGTTACTGCGTACATGAGCCCCTCCCTGGCTGGAGAGGGCAGGCTTGGTGGGGGGCGGGCACCGCTCTCTCAGTCCTGCCATCCACCGGGTTAGCACAGacagactgagccaggcagggatGGGGGCCCGACTGGAATTACCGACAGAGCTGAGAATCAAACCCACGGTTTCTGATCCTCCCAACCTGAAGCTCACAAGTACCTCATTACTGTTCAAGCCACCAAGACttgtatttataataaaacatgtAAGCTGAGGTTCCTGGTGCTAGAATGGATGATGCCCACAGCCCCCAAACTACCACTTGTCTCCATTCCCCCCCATCTTCCCGTGTGTGTCCAGGATCTCTACCTGATGGCCTCCGTCAGTCTACTTATCATCCATCCCCACCCGTGCATCCCCACCCATGCCTCACGGGGATGCTACAGTTGCAGGCACTAAGCAGACCGAGGCACCAAGTAGGACATTGTTTTAAGAATCCCAGTCCTGACCCTGGGGACTGCGGAGGATCCGTGTGTCTCTCTGAACCTTGGCTTCCCCACCTAAAGacaagggggggggggctaggcttttcccctttctcccaaaATAAGCACGGAACGCTTGCCATGCGCCAAGCTGTACTATTTTCTGGATATGAAGTGGTGAATACAATGAATGCGATTCCTGACCTCCTGGAGCTTAAAGTCTAGCGGAGGAGACAGATGTTCAATAAGTAAACGCACGaggaaagtattttatttaaaatggcgTGACAGTGATGAATGGGAAGGCACGGGATGCTTCCTGAGAACATGATGGGAAACACACATCGAATTGGAGGGGGCCTCTGAGACGGAGGGAGGCGGAGACCAGGGGGCCTGAGCCGCGAAGGCCCTTGGGCAGGAAGAGTGCATGGAGGGGCGGGCGCAGGCCGGCCTGTGGACCAGGCTCCGGACCCGTCCGCAGGGCCCTGAGCgcgagggaaaggaggggaggagcgGGGTCCGATGTACGTCGGTGGGACGAATGGAGCGGAGGCCGGTGGAGGCCCAGCATTCGCGGCCCTGTGATTTTTCAGTGTGGCGATCCCTCCTCTCTCTGATTCCCCTGCAGTTCATCTCCCTGACGCGGCCCCTGGACTCCCACCTCGAACACGTGGATTTCAGTTCTCTGCTGCGCTGTCTCCGTTTTGAGCAGATCCTTCAGATCTTTGCCTCTGCGGTGCTCGAGAGAAGAATCATCTTTCTGGCAGAAGGTCTCAGGTGGGTCCAGCCGCTGAGCAGCTCTCCTGGGCTGACTGGCACCCCCGGGTTCAGAGGACAGGCTGGAGGGCTCTCTGAGGGAATCCGGCTGTAGGACCTGCGAGCCTCCAGGTCTGATTTTGTACTAAGCCTCGTAGAGAAACAGCTGTTGCAATTCCCCTGCTTCTGCCTCCAAACTTGATTGCTTCCTAAGCCTAAAGAAATTTCCAGATTTAGCTCTGAGCAGGGCTTGAAGTGTTCCTGGGACAGCTCAGGCGGAGACCAGTCAGGGTGGGTGCAGATGTGATTCTACTCCTGATGGCttagggagggaggcagggcacaGGACAGGGTGAGAAGGCGTATGCTGGTATGGAGGCCAAGCCCGTCATCCTTAAGGGCAAACACATCtcatctatccatttattcactcatccaacaaacatttattgtgtgtCAACATCAGGAAGATAGGGACAAACTAGACATGGTCATTGACCTTAGGATATGTAGAATTCTCTAGTGGTTGAAAGCAGAGATGTTGAAATCAGCAGAACAAGGTTCAAATCCAATATATTCTTCCACCTTTAGCTGTATGCTTCCCCTTAGGTCAGTTTCTTAACTTCTTGAAGTCATGATCTCCTTATGTGTAAAATCAAGATAGCAATTGTACCTACCTTATAAGGTTGTGTCGAGGGTTAAATGAAACAGTGCACATTAGGTACCTACCACCTTTCCCAAGTGCATACATATTGGTAAGAGCTAGCtgggatttttttggggggggggtcttttaattttacttatttatttttattcttttgattattactttttattaagtatagttgacatagagtgttatgttagtttcaggtgtatagcatattgattcaataattctatacattatgcagtgcTTACCCAGATAGGTGTAGTCAAtgcctgtcaccatacaatactattacaatattattgactatattccctatgctgtacttttcatctccacgacttatttattttataactagaagtctgtacctcttaaccccctttgcttattttgcccatccttcctcacacctcctctctggctaccaccagtttgttctctgtatgtatgagttggtttctgcttttgtttgttttgttttgcttttaagattccacatagaagGGAAATCacatggtacttgtctttctctgtctgacttatttcacttagcataatatcctctaggtccatccatgttggtatgaatggcaagatttcattatttcacatggctgagtaatattccattgtatatacatcttctttatccattcatcaatcgatggacacttgggttgttttcctatcttggctattgtgaatagtgctgcagtgaacataaggGTGCACGtagcttttcaaattagtgtttttgttttctttgggtaaacacgcAGCAGAATTACTGGGTTGTatggtatttcaatttttaattttttgtggaacctccacactgctttccacagtggctgcaccagcttgcatacCCACCAACAgcgcacgagggttccttttctccacatcctctccaacacttgtcatctcttgtctttttgatactacccattctgactggtgtgaggtgatatctcatggtggttttaatttgcgtttccctgacgattggtgatgttgagcatcttttcgtgtgtctgttaggccatctgtatgtcttctttagaaaaatgtctattcaggtcctctgcccattttttagtcaCTTGATGATGATAATTTTTGGtgctgagttgtaggaattcATATATTGTAGATAtgaaccctttatcagatatatcatctacacatcttttcccattctgtaggttaccttttcattttattgatggcttcctttgctgtgcaaaagctagCTGCTATCCTTAATAATAAGTTCACAGTTGAAGATATCTCTGGGCACAGTCAAAGAAGGGTACTGTCATGTCTTGGTCTCTGCCTCTTAGGGGCCTCAAGTCTGAGAAAAACACGGGGAGACATGTGACAGAATGgaggagaaaaatatgaaacagtGGGAGGCTGACCGTCTATTGCTGTCTGGGGAGGGAGAAAGCCAATGAGATTGCGTTGACAACCCTGGTTCTGTCTTttagggaagaagaagaaaaggacgTTAGGGACTCAAATGTTAGGCCAGAGGGCCAGGTGGATATCATGGGTTTTAGAGGAAAGGAAGTTTGGGCAGGGAGTAAAGGCTGTGGGTTGAACCTTCTACAAAATCAGTGATAACCAAAAAGGCACTAATTGTAAGCCAAATCCTTCATGGAAGTGGTGTAATCTTTTGCTCTGGAAATAGCACTTCCACTTTCAACCCTGTAGAAAAATGAGAAGGTTCTGTTGTGGCTAGGGCTGGGGTTCCTGCCTTTCCCCTGAGATCAGTGTTAAGGAAGTGAGGGTGACTCCAGGTGCCCGCTGACCTGGATACAGGCCCAGGTTGGCAGGATTCGCCGCTCAGGTGCTCACTTTCTCCAGGGGAATCCCACCACTCCCCATTTCCTTCCCACACTGAGTTTGCCAGGCTCCCGAAgcccaggcagggaggggacTTCCAGTCAGCCTCAGCCTTG
Proteins encoded in this region:
- the DENND2D gene encoding DENN domain-containing protein 2D isoform X6, translated to MEGQVVGGMLRLFRNRLPRLRAGSLQDNLRDAVKEPERAQEHCLPPFAGGQHFFEYLLVVSLKKKGSGADYEPTITYQFPKRENLLRGQQEEEERLLGAIPLFCFPDGNEWAPLTEYPRETFSFVLTNVDGSRKIGYCRRLLPAGRGPRLPKVYCIISCIGCFGLFSKILDEVEKRHQISMAVIYPFMQGLREAAFPAPGKTVTLKSFIPDSGTEFISLTRPLDSHLEHVDFSSLLRCLRFEQILQIFASAVLERRIIFLAEGLSTLSQCIHAAAALLYPFSWAHTYIPVVPERLLDTVCCPTPFMVGVQMRFQQQVMDSPMEEVLLVNLCEGTFLMSVGDEKDILPPKLQDDILDSLGQGTNEPQTSEQLNEHVSGPFVQFFVKTVGHYASYIKREANGQGHFQERAFYKALTSKANRRFVKKFVKTQLFSLFIQEAEKSRNPPAGYFQQKILEYEEQKKQKKSREKTVK
- the DENND2D gene encoding DENN domain-containing protein 2D isoform X2, giving the protein MAAPRGEVAWNHTDPLGHGPLRYQVGLGVLVSGSLQDNLRDAVKEPERAQEHCLPPFAGGQHFFEYLLVVSLKKKGSGADYEPTITYQFPKRENLLRGQQEEEERLLGAIPLFCFPDGNEWAPLTEYPRETFSFVLTNVDGSRKIGYCRRLLPAGRGPRLPKVYCIISCIGCFGLFSKILDEVEKRHQISMAVIYPFMQGLREAAFPAPGKTVTLKSFIPDSGTEFISLTRPLDSHLEHVDFSSLLRCLRFEQILQIFASAVLERRIIFLAEGLSTLSQCIHAAAALLYPFSWAHTYIPVVPERLLDTVCCPTPFMVGVQMRFQQQVMDSPMEEVLLVNLCEGTFLMSVGDEKDILPPKLQDDILDSLGQGTNEPQTSEQLNEHVSGPFVQFFVKTVGHYASYIKREANGQGHFQERAFYKALTSKANRRFVKKFVKTQLFSLFIQEAEKSRNPPAGYFQQKILEYEEQKKQKKSREKTVK
- the DENND2D gene encoding DENN domain-containing protein 2D isoform X4 yields the protein MDGLGRRLRASLRLKRGRGEIRVNGRVLPFAAQRRHSSCFTHPSPRTGLMIVPGAASWARSSCEMSSLDYLSGGSLQDNLRDAVKEPERAQEHCLPPFAGGQHFFEYLLVVSLKKKGSGADYEPTITYQFPKRENLLRGQQEEEERLLGAIPLFCFPDGNEWAPLTEYPRETFSFVLTNVDGSRKIGYCRRLLPAGRGPRLPKVYCIISCIGCFGLFSKILDEVEKRHQISMAVIYPFMQGLREAAFPAPGKTVTLKSFIPDSGTEFISLTRPLDSHLEHVDFSSLLRCLRFEQILQIFASAVLERRIIFLAEGLSTLSQCIHAAAALLYPFSWAHTYIPVVPERLLDTVCCPTPFMVGVQMRFQQQVMDSPMEEVLLVNLCEGTFLMSVGDEKDILPPKLQDDILDSLGQGTNEPQSYFQQKILEYEEQKKQKKSREKTVK
- the DENND2D gene encoding DENN domain-containing protein 2D isoform X5, producing MDGLGRRLRASLRLKRGRGEIRVNGRVLPFAAQRRHSSCFTHPSPRTGLMIVPGAASWARSSCEMSSLDYLSGGSLQDNLRDAVKEPERAQEHCLPPFAGGQHFFEYLLVVSLKKKGSGADYEPTITYQFPKRENLLRGQQEEEERLLGAIPLFCFPDGNEWAPLTEYPRETFSFVLTNVDGSRKIGYCRRLLPAGRGPRLPKVYCIISCIGCFGLFSKILDEVEKRHQISMAVIYPFMQGLREAAFPAPGKTVTLKSFIPDSGTEFISLTRPLDSHLEHVDFSSLLRCLRFEQILQIFASAVLERRIIFLAEGLSTLSQCIHAAAALLYPFSWAHTYIPVVPERLLDTVCCPTPFMVGVQMRFQQQVMDSPMEEVLLVNLCEGTFLMSVGDEKDILPPKLQDDILDSLGQGTNEPQRSGEEQEPSCRLLPTEDT
- the DENND2D gene encoding DENN domain-containing protein 2D isoform X3, which encodes MDGLGRRLRASLRLKRGRGGSLQDNLRDAVKEPERAQEHCLPPFAGGQHFFEYLLVVSLKKKGSGADYEPTITYQFPKRENLLRGQQEEEERLLGAIPLFCFPDGNEWAPLTEYPRETFSFVLTNVDGSRKIGYCRRLLPAGRGPRLPKVYCIISCIGCFGLFSKILDEVEKRHQISMAVIYPFMQGLREAAFPAPGKTVTLKSFIPDSGTEFISLTRPLDSHLEHVDFSSLLRCLRFEQILQIFASAVLERRIIFLAEGLSTLSQCIHAAAALLYPFSWAHTYIPVVPERLLDTVCCPTPFMVGVQMRFQQQVMDSPMEEVLLVNLCEGTFLMSVGDEKDILPPKLQDDILDSLGQGTNEPQTSEQLNEHVSGPFVQFFVKTVGHYASYIKREANGQGHFQERAFYKALTSKANRRFVKKFVKTQLFSLFIQEAEKSRNPPAGYFQQKILEYEEQKKQKKSREKTVK